GGTTCAAGTgttcaccgtgggatcctcttcaAGGTCCTCGTGGGTGCCTGAGTAATTGATAataaactatcacttataaaccccaattatcacggAAGATcgcacacttgtacaatctaaaaaATATCGTGAAAACGGCCTAAAAttccttgttaatcaaggctTTAGAAAACATAAGAAAATCCAATGTTCATTCTTAAAATCATTGGAGGGAAGTGAGTAGGTATGAAATCAAGTAAATTATTTTCCAATCGAATTATCGAAGTCGAAATGAAcagtgccacgtcacaatcctagaaaatttcactaaaatgagcctaaattactcgcgaattaaggctcaaaagtggggttttaaagtacaagataaatcgagttttcatcttcgaaatcaagtataaaacgttcaagtgatatcgagggaaaaaggagaattcgaaaaactaCATTTCCTTAAGTtctgaaaatttcagttttgatacgagatctttgaaaaatcgtatctcactctttacaagtctaaaattgtaaaacttggtaccgttggaaactttttccaaagtactaaaagttcctagagtacactttcccatgattccaaacggaagatattcaaaaattggctcaaagtcGCTGTTTAAAGCTTGCTCaacagtttcggggttggtttttcgccaactttggaaatttggtgaaattcacagaatttgaactagactttcaaatttgaaactcaattagaggtgtattcaaagtttaaaacaaaataggTGGAACaaaaatcggagttttgagcaccaagttaTAGTAgatcaaagttgctgaaaaattgagacggttgggcaatttccagatttaagttacaaactttgggactttgtttgagTATCGAAACGGactcagaatggcaccaaacttagtagtattacactaccatataagggctattccactttaaaatttcatagaaaaatacgcATGGGAAGTCTATCAATAAAACCGCTAAATTCCTAAgaagttccaaggcaaatctgccttggacttccgtttctccgttttcaagcatttggccaaggaaattcCCTcaacatggttcattggtgtagACAAGGTCTAATAAACATTCCAAAATAGGTTTGGTAGGTGACTAACACCAAGAATCTCGAATTAACAAGTCTCAATCAAGTTTAGTGATAATTCTACCCAAAAGGAGggttttccttcaagaagtcaGTTTTGATATAtggccacaaatcactcaattcaactcagaattagatgtggttggtggcgttgaaaaacacattcataaagatacaatttctcagaagaaactattttcaaaatctgtccacaactagtaCATATTGGAGCCTCaagttgtagttcatgttctgccttCCAGGGAATTAACGAAACAGGGTAGTCAAGTTTAAACGGTTGGTACGGATTACTAATGTAGAATCAGGATATGTATTTTATACTGTTGAAAagttgggaatgtctagtttccagtgccacaaacggtactcgatttcgacattAGAATaaaaagttatggccgaaagaaaaggactgcctgggcaatccgggaaaattttccagttttgctaaacctttgaaATTACTAcaattgaccaaccaaatcatgttatttttcaatgaaactttctacaccattcatataacatgtatacatcacaaaaaagtcatagaacctcaaaatttcgcaccaaagtgcacgaacatggcaggggtaaaatggtcacttttgttcattgcaccttccttgaatttctaccaacaacccaacattattccactaatttaagcactaaaccaacattaatagcatcatcattcatcaaatcagtccatccaatctaagtgggagttcatagagcccacacaacattttccaacataaataaggttacccacatgcatgcataaGTTTAGATGTGCAATAGAACTTCCGTAAATCAAGATTATCAAAGTAAATCAAGATTATCAAagttgatcatcacttactttgttAGATGatcaagtcagaaattttcgGCTCTCCTTAgtccaagaaaaaccgtgaaagcagccctctttcctagcttgaaatgatctccaagtgattagctaagtgtggttgaattttggtgtgatttggtggaagattgatgaagaaatgaggaagaaattggagctgtttttcttccttgttgtTCGGCTGTttgagtgaggagagagagggcAAAAATCTGGTGGAGCTAGCTTCTTAAAGGAAGCTTAATGGTTAAGTATtttgtgcacaaaagtcaactgcGAATAGTGCGCGTatgcgcgcgttttgtgctcgattcctcttaagttgttgcactagtgcactaaacctctaatgcacttacattcatttcatcattattcactcttagtagttcCAAAATAAAAGTCTAAGGTccttcaattaatcgcgcgcgtaaaaacgcgtatttccaatttgtGCGCGATGAAacgaaattttcaagaaattcttataacgatagtattactaactaataattgagcacttaaacataaaatacctattttgaaACTAATGTACATGTCTTCAATTTTCCAAGCTCATTGTACTCTCAGATCGgctattgtctccaaacgcgtattcactattctcacttaccgagcttccaagaaaataaattttgaaacaagttactttaaaaatataattaagctatagatccatgtaattaggtctagagaggttagaaaataatattcggggcaattggcgaaataaataattaaatgagctagtaataggagtttaaaataggtacatttttgtgagtcctcatatgagtcgagtattaattcctcaattaaccttttttaatctaccattgatcattcttaactctctaatattaatacactctcgattcaagtatagtctcgaaagacgtgcactcgttgttccgaactaaacgaatttttgaaaagtgaattttcaaacaaaacgcttttaaaatataaaagaggcgtcgttccatataaatggattttaaatggtcgaaataaataattcggagaaaatgagtaaataaatatttaagtaaacttgtaatattcgataaataagaaaattttcgggtcctcacagaaaTGACACTGAATTACTAAACGGAACTAAGTGCTACGTCTGGAATGGACGGGAGCCACCTCTAGAGTTCGTATCAATACCGTATCCTTTAAAGTGATTGATTACTTTTATTAAATTTGATATCTTGTATTGTTAAGTTTGGTGAATGTTTTATTCTGCTAATTGGTTGTTTTATCCTTTTGAAAGTGACTATACAGTTAAATGTGCATtacttgcttaattgtactgatttaagtgtttattaaatgttacttgCTCGGCAAACCTTACTGAGTTTTAGTTCAGcactttagttttgttttccttacaggagttggTGGTCGGGGAACGAACGAGGGATCTTAGGAAGTTAACGTGAAGACTTTTGTGATTGTAAATCCTTTAGTTTCATATTATGGTTGAAACTTTTGTATTAAATTTGGTATTGTAGAAGATTTGGgtgtttggttttggtttatcaaAATATTATCTCTGCAGTTAATGTAAGTGAGTAAGCCCTGGCGATAGCCAGGCAGGCGATTCGCTAACTTTTAGGGTATGTCCTAGGAGAAGGCGGGATCGTCACAAGGCTAGTCGCAGGGAGGTAAGAGCCAAAGAATGAAACTACGGGAAATCTTAGGGTGGACGAGTCAGAGGTAATACGAACTATAGCAAAATTAGCAAAGACAAATGGTTTGAGAGCAAGCTGCCTTCACTAATATAATGGAACAAGGATAGCTGGAGATTCCTTAGTAATGGAATGGCTGTGAAGGTAGAATAATAGCTGGTGATGCAACCACCTCGTCCTGTATTTGGGCTTATGTGAGTGCTGGACCAACAGGGATGGATCAAGGACCGGACACTTGGCAACGATGGGTCTGAAGGGAATATCTATAAATAGAATAAGTTTACTCCCTTGACAGCATGagatcatcttcatcatcaacctCATTTTTGAGCTCTCACTGCTGCCTATTTTTAATTCTATTTCCATGCCTTATCTGCATCCTTTGTAAGAGGGCTTGTAAGCTATCTTCGGATTCTCGAATTGGTTAATCCGATCATCAAACCAACAGCTGCACTCTTAACGGGTCTTAGAGCTTGCCAAAAGAACCTCTTAACATGAATTATCCCTAAATTATATATCTGGGTAAAAACTTGTGTAGATTCAATCTATAGCCTTAGATGTAGATCGAGTGGTGAAGAATCTTCCATATTACCATGACCTCTAAAAATTGAAAAGTCTACAAATTACCAACCATTATTCTAACTCGAGTACTCAATAACCCTTGATTATATAAGGCTACCTTAACTGCATTATCAACTGTAGCCCACCATAACCACCAATCAATGTGTAATTGGAACCATCTCTGCTTCTAACACCCACATCCCCAAAATGACATATTTAGTGCTACTGTTTGTTGCAATcgttcaaatatcaaattaaACATTAACAACGCTACACCTTACTTCATCCTCTCTCAAACTTTCACTCCTCCAGCACCATGATCTAGCACCTCTTAGCGGTGTAGGAGGTAACATCTACCAAGATGGATCCATAGCTATTTGGATCCTTTATCCAGACAATCTTTCCTCCTTTTGAACCTTGAAGtccaaattcttttttcccGATCTCCACTAACCGCACTCATATACGTCCAAATACAATAAGATAAAAGGCAAGAATAAGCACTCAAAATAGAGAAGATATCTCTAAGGGCAAGGATAAGCACTCAAAATAGAGGGGGTGGATCTAATATTAAGCGTTATCATCTACACCTGAACTGAGTAAACTTTAACatctaaaattcaaattttttcgaCAACTAAACGTTGGATCCACCAGTTGGccttagaaaaatccaaattattcTAGTTTGTGCTACAAAAGTAGGTCTCCTTCAATTTTGTTTACAAATAATTCAACTTTTGAATGCTAAAGTATACTGAATTATGGGATGATctgataattttaaaaattttattacggGTATATCCTTGTTCTTTGTGTGCTTATATCCTGTACATCCTATACATTGAGTAGTAAGCGTCATTTATACTATGTATAAATAGAATTTTCTGACGAGTGCCCATAGTATGGATAAAAAATAATCTGCTTAATTAATGCATTaattatttcatatttttgAAAGCTATTTTTAAGGATTCACATGTTAAATGAAATACCTAActttttccccaaaaataaCATCCTAAAATGAATTATTAGATTTCTAAACTTATGTTACCAAAAAAAGAactaaacaaaaaatgaaaagaaatgaaattgaaGCACAAATAGTCGAACTTTCACCCCACCTTTGTTGGTTTGTTTGAAATGATCTTTTTTGTCATCTACAAAATTCTTTCCTTATCAGATGTTTTTCAAAAGTAAAGACATCACCTcttaaatgataaaattcatCCATTACGGTAACTTTATCCATATTATGGAGTGCATGTTGGACACCTGTTAGTGGGACTATATATAAATAGATAGCAACCAATTTGGCATTAACTAAAATGTATTTTAAGCATATAAAATTAAGGGTACAATGGACATTAAGAATATTAATTTAAAAGCCACTATTATttcattaataatttaaaaataacaCTTTCCATCTCATGCCTTATTGTAAAGCTCCATTTCGTACCGTTGAACTTGTACCACTATCTTATTCGTACCCTAAATTTTAAGTTTGGATATTATGAACCCTAAACTCTTAACTTTGGACACTTTACCCTCTAAATTCTTATATTTGTCCAATTTAAGTCCAATCAATTATACTATTAATAATAATTGGCAAGATAAAAATAGTGCAAATTAATGACAATGTATTATTCGTTCTAACTGTGATCTCTTGGCTTTTGTTGACCATTTTCAGCATATTATCATTGATTTATATGGTCCAAATCATTAATAAGAACGAAATAAAGGACGATGCAAATTAATGATAATGTATTGTTTTATTCTAACCGCCACCTCTTGACTACTTTTAGTACATTATTATTGATTTATAAAGCCCTCTATTCATTAAAGCCCTCTAATGTTgttgttgaatgttgattggaGTTAAATGGAACAAAATTGAGAGTTTAAGGTGCAAATAGTCCAAAATGGAGAGTTTAAAGTGTCTAAAATTGAAGTTTCAGATGCAAAGTAAAAAATAGTACAAGTTTGATTGTACAAAATGGAGttagttcaattttaaatgataattaattaaattactatcattttttcttttattagggttaaatgcaaaatacccTCCTCAATTCTTCTCTATTTGTGACTTACCCCCCTGTACCATCAATTGTAGCACTCAACTATCTTGGACTTTTAATTTGTGGCGAATTACAAAATTTATGTCAATTTAGCATTTTTATTAGGACAAAAAGACTCTATGATTGTGTTGCCTGGAATACCCTTCATCCACCACTAAGACACTGCCGCCGCCGCCAGTGTTGTCGCCATTTTACCACTACcaaattcttcttcttcctctttaaTAATCTTATTCAAAACATTTTTCATACAGCCCTTGCAACTTTATAGATATCCAATAGCAGGTGCACACATAGACAAAGCAGCTGAAGTCTATAGTTCCTATCATAATTTGTCATGCTATTGACCCGTCATATAACAATAGTAGCCTTCACTATCGCCCGGTGGTCACCATCAAAGACTTAAAGTCTTGGTGGTGTAGGAGGTCACAATTTGTCACTATATGTGGCGGTCTTAATTGGTTTTCTTCGATGAAGTCTCTACTTACATCAAGCTCCCATCCCCCCAAATTAGGGtagattaggttataggaaTCTTATCGTTAcgacaaaatatatatatatatatatatatatatatatataacaatagTAGCCTTAGGTTCATATTGGGAGACTAGATCATAACATGCAGAGTCATCTTGATAGCCATCTCTCTCACACAATCAACTTGGCTTAGCCATCAAGTCAAGTTACATAATAAATAAATTGAACATCAATGAATATCCACCAAAATCCCATTGGGTTTTTGTTTTCTCTCCCCATTTTCTACTTGGATTGTTGAATTGAAGCTATGTTTAAGCCTGTATAAGGAGGAAAACAATAGTGATTTTTTTCGAAGATCAAATTTATGAGTAGGAAAATTCAAGAAAGAATTTGAATAGGATAAAAGATACTTTGAGAATGAGTTATGTTAAACGAAGATATTGGGAGGATGCGTCAACAGATGGCTGAAGAAATTCAGATGCACATGAGAGACAATAAAATAAAGATATAAGTGTAAATAGTTGTgtttggtttaaaaaaaaaagtacacttTGATTTTTCTGGTCAAGGAAAACTTGTCATTGCAATGTCCAATCTGATTTGCATAATCCACCAATAATTGATAGTAGGAGGTAGTAGATTACTGCAATTGATAGTTTGGGGGGAAAGTTATAAACTTAAGATAGTATAGGGAGTATTTTGCAATTTCTTTTCCAAACGGAGTATTTTGCAATTAACCCttgctataattcacatttgtttgcattttttataattttctaatTAATATTAATCTCTATAATCTGCACTGCCTCGTTACTTCAGTTCCGACCGCAGTTTTCGCCTTACAACTGAAAGCCGCAGCAGCTTCTACCCTCTTCAGTCGAGCAATGCAGCAGGTCAGTCAAAATTCCAAAGTCTTTTTACATGCTTAAGATTTTCTTGATGTTTTTCGATTCCGAAACTTCACCAGAAAATAATCTAAAGCAATAGTTATGTATTTGTAAATTGTTAAAGGCTGGGTCATCTGGGTCAGAGATGGAGGTCACGTGGGAAGATCAGCAGAAGATTAACCAATTCAGTAGGCTGAATAATCGATTTCACGAGCTTGAAGACGAAATCAAATTGGCCAAggtacttttcttttcttttctttttttgcaattttaaatataatatatgCCTATGACCTAGAAATTATGGAATAGTTGCGTCTGCTTAtttaatggttttttttttttttttgtgatagtGTATGTAAATGCTTGACTAATGGGAATTATTTTCATTGATCAAGCAAGACAGAAAAGGGGAATTACAGAAATGAAAGGGAGAAACCAAAAGGGGGAGAACTTGTTATCTTGAGTatgcatttttattttcttgaattttagaGGTATATcgttgtggttttttttttcccttctctagCTTTTCTTAGAAGGGTACACTTGGGGCTTATATAGTTGATAGTTTGGCGAAAGGCAAGAGCAGCGGAAGCAGTTTCCTTCCTGTTTTTATTGCTTTCAGTGGACAAAGGAATATTTTGATCGGCTGTAGGATGAAAAAAATGGGATGAAGCTAAATTGTATAAATTGCGCATATTGTCTATTTCCACAACACAATCTTTTGGCGTTCATGCTATTTTGCTTATATCCACGTAAGACATTTACTTCATGCAATGTGTACAAACTATGATCCTAGAGTCTATATAGTGCTTTTTGTTTATTATTCAAGCATCTCTTAAACATTCCTTTAAAATCCTGGGATGGGATTGTGTTGCTTCTGCTGAAGTGCACgatatttgtttttgttttcactGTTCGGGTGAGAGTGCAGATGGGAGAAGGCTTTACTCACTGCCCTAGCATGTGCTTGCATGCTTGATTTGAAGAGAATGGTAAACTTTGGCAGAAGACTTGTTTCATCTGTCATATTTGTATTCACAActttccttcttattcaaagaATCCTTAGAGCACATTACCTTGTTTTTGTTGACAAAATAAAGTTCTTTGAAAAGACTAGGAAAGTATATGCCTAGCATCCACATTTTTAAATCAGAAGCAACTCTACCCTTGTGATGGAGAAGAGAGGCACACTGGGGGTCTTTTGGGAGGAGGGGAAATCAAGTACTTCTTTGAGCAGTTAGGACTCATACTTTACTCCTCAAACTAGTGATTTTGGGGATTAGCTTTCACAAATTGGAGGGAGAAGAAAGGTGCAGGGTGGGTTGGAGAGATATCTAGTAGTTACTAATTTTAAGCAGTTTGCATCATAAAAGTTTCTGGAACTGTGGAATATTATGAAAATCTTTTATGTATCCTTGCTTCAAAATGATCTATGGCAGCTAGGttatttgttcattttctttatttcccACATATTTTAACccattaatttattttttgaattttttgtttaatttatcTGTCAGGAGACTTTTCAATGTTTTCTGCACATGTTTATCCATTGATCTGAGCTCTGTGTAGGTTTGTTGAATAATAACATATTTTACTTTAAGTTTGCTCAATATAGAGCACCAATCATTGAGTTTCTCATCCATGTAAGGTACATGTTGGACAGGTATTTTTGGTGCATCTGACAAGTATTTTAGTGTTTGCTTTTGGGAGTGTGAACGCAAATACAAGTGGTCAAACAGTGTTGGTCTGACATGGATTCCTAGcatttacatatatataaaagtgGCTCAAGATTGTAGAGCCATGAGTTCGATATGGATTCCAAGCCCCTTTATCTGTTTGTGCATCATCCTAATGAGGAGTGCTGATGTCCAATACAAATCTGGCATGGTCAAATAGCTATCCAGCTCAATTAGACCTGTAATTTATTGTATCAGTTACACTGAGCAGTTTTGTGGAACATAGTGGATACTGTTGTTTTCACCTCCACAAAGCAAAATATTTGGCATTTGGGCCTCGCTTTGTATTCATAAAGTTCCCTTGCAGTTGGCAAAGACTCTTCTTTCTTACAAGTTAACGCTAGTTTTGGAAATATGGAGGCCAGCTTTTCTTGTCTTTCGTGACTGCAAGCCTGATAAGATGTTTTGACATAGCTATAGGCAAAGCTGTTTTCAGATTTTGTGGCTACTGGCCTAATGAACACTTTCCTGTCATGGAAGAAGCCTATTTTGGTTCTTTTCATGCTTCTATCTATTTTTAACTTGTTTTTAGTTGCCAAACTATCTTATTAAGTGGCTCCATGGATATGGTATGGACATCTGGTCAGAGAAACTGCATAATGTCATTGAAGCTACTCCGGGTATTCGAATGCCCTGGAGAGTTTCACAAACAAATTATCTTGTATCTCTTGCTTTAAGTGATAAATTAGATGTGTGGTTGCCTTCTTATTTTAGTGTCTGCCTGAAAGAAAGCAGAAAGGGTTTTGAAGGCATGATAGTGTTTCGGGATGTGGAGTGAGGGTATCATGCTTCTATAGAGTAATGGTTTGGGGCCCTTGGTTTCTTAAAGAAGTTTCTTACTTGAACTGGAATGAAGTTTAAAACTTCAGAGAGGATCTCTGGTTGTTTATGCTGTCATGATGAGGAATTCCCTCTGTGGATGGGTATTATATGTGTTACTTCTATGATATATTCTTTTTCCTACTTCCAGAATGATGCCAATCATTGgtgctttttattttttgcatgCATTGATAGAGGTGACGTCTTAATTTTTCACTCGTACTTTGAGAACTGCTGAactgcctctttttttttttttttaattcagtcACTACTTAAGCAGCTAGCTAGTCAGAGCTAGCAATCCCAAATATTTCTGTGTAacttctttgtttcttttttctttttttaatgtattCTAGCAATTCTCAGCCTATGAAACTGATTTAAAGAAATTCACTCTTCGTTTCTTAATTCACTTGAATTGACGTGCTTTCCTTCTTTTGTTCAGGAAACAAACGATAATCTTGAGGATGCTAGCAATGAGTTAATTCTCACTGATGATGACATAGTGCGTTTCCAAATTGGGGAAGTTTTTGCTCATATACCCAAAGACGAA
This portion of the Coffea arabica cultivar ET-39 chromosome 2e, Coffea Arabica ET-39 HiFi, whole genome shotgun sequence genome encodes:
- the LOC113732636 gene encoding prefoldin subunit 4 codes for the protein MQQAGSSGSEMEVTWEDQQKINQFSRLNNRFHELEDEIKLAKETNDNLEDASNELILTDDDIVRFQIGEVFAHIPKDEVETRIEQMKEVTSKNLEKLEEEKESIVAQMDELKKILYGKFKDSINLEED